Genomic DNA from Hordeum vulgare subsp. vulgare chromosome 2H, MorexV3_pseudomolecules_assembly, whole genome shotgun sequence:
ACACAAAACACATACTCGCTACCAATTGAGAAACGGGAAACAAAAAAGTAGGTTGGTATTTTCGTTATAATTGCGAAAGAAATTGAGGGAAAATTTGTTCCCTATGAGGCTACCCATTGATGTACTTTAATGTTTTCCCATACACACTATGTAATTTAGTCAGAATCTGTAGTGTCAACAGACCATCCATTGTGTCTCAGAAGCTGGGGAAGTAAACACTTAGTTTAGTAAGTTGGATTTGTTTTTTATTATGCTATGCTTTAATATGCCATATCCTTGTATAAAATATTAAAATTCATTTTGTTATAAGTCTGATTTATACATTTATTGTCTAAACGGGTCAGGTGGGAAGTTGCCTTTTGATGACGCGTCCGTGGGTTCTGTTCTTTCTGTCATAAAAAATGTGGAGAGCTTTGGGGATAAGTTGGTTGCTGAAATTAGCCGAGTGCTGAAAGCTGGTGGAATTGTGCTGGTACAGAGCTTCACACCCTCCACTGATCAGAAGGTAAATTATGTGTCTGTTTTTGCTCATATCCACTGTCTTGTAATGTTAAATTCAGCACAAACTGATTTTCTATTTGCCTCTGCATTAGCCAAACAATTATATCGAGCGCCAGCTACTCATGGGTGGTTTTGTTGAAGTGCAAGCTTCTGCTACAAGCTCGCAGGATAGCGTGCAATCTGTTACCGTGAGTATGCCACACCTTGTTAAGGCTGCTGTGTGTGCATGCTATTTCTCTATTGACGAGTCTTGACTCTGATCACTTGCAGATCAAGGCAAAGAAGCCATCCTGGAGTATGGGCTCATCCTTCCCCCTGAAGAAAGCAGTAAGGGCTCTTCCAAAGATTGAAATTGACGATGATGACGAACTGATTGATGAAGACAGCCTCTTGACCGAGGAGGACTTGAAGAAACCACAGCTTCCAGTTGGTATAGCCAACAAACCCTCCTACTCTGTTTAACTTTGT
This window encodes:
- the LOC123428369 gene encoding anamorsin homolog, translated to MATAAAALAVTDELALPLRAVADLAAAAGVSREEVVVITQCATLGGKLPFDDASVGSVLSVIKNVESFGDKLVAEISRVLKAGGIVLVQSFTPSTDQKPNNYIERQLLMGGFVEVQASATSSQDSVQSVTIKAKKPSWSMGSSFPLKKAVRALPKIEIDDDDELIDEDSLLTEEDLKKPQLPVVGDCEVGATKKACKNCSCGRAEAEQKVEKLGLTAEQIDNPVSACGSCGLGDAFRCSTCPYRGLAPFKLGEKVTLSDNFLSADI